A genomic segment from Streptomyces sp. NBC_01233 encodes:
- a CDS encoding aldehyde dehydrogenase (NADP(+)) → MTTTPVWSVDPRTGKQREQVAVEATSQEVAETVRAAHAARGPLADATVRAAFLRTAATLLDEAAAHVIEAADAETALGPGRLTGELARTTGQLRAFADAVDEGAYLDIRIDRADPSLSPPRPELRRYKVPLGVVAVYAASNFPLAFSVPGGDTASALAAGCPVVVKAHPDHPATSELCASLLRRAAAAVGLPAEVVSVVHGFDAGLELIRHPLVAAAGFTGSIRGGRALFDAAAARPVPIPFHGELGSLNPVVVTPAAAAERAEEIGAGLAGSVTLGLGQFCVKPGLVLVPEGAAGDRLTGALTKALGETEPGVLLDHRMRENFVSGVRERAGLPGVDVPVTPGSGGDHTVGAGYLTVRAGDLLGGGAHDLLLEECFGPVTVIVRYADQGEAGAVLGRLPGNLSATLQLSAVETEGAPGPAAELIGQVTELAGRIVVNGWPTGVAVAPAQHHGGPYPAATSHSTSVGGTAIERWLRPVAYQSVPDALLPAELREANPLGLPRRVTGV, encoded by the coding sequence ATGACAACGACACCAGTCTGGAGTGTGGACCCCCGCACCGGGAAGCAGCGCGAGCAGGTTGCGGTGGAGGCCACGTCCCAGGAAGTGGCCGAAACCGTACGGGCGGCCCACGCGGCCCGTGGCCCGCTCGCCGACGCCACCGTCCGCGCCGCCTTCCTGCGCACCGCCGCCACGCTGCTCGACGAGGCCGCCGCCCACGTCATCGAGGCCGCCGACGCCGAGACGGCGCTCGGCCCGGGCCGGCTCACCGGCGAACTGGCACGCACCACCGGCCAGCTGCGCGCCTTCGCCGACGCGGTCGACGAGGGCGCCTACCTCGACATCCGGATCGACCGCGCCGACCCCTCCCTCAGCCCGCCCCGCCCCGAACTGCGCCGCTACAAGGTCCCGCTCGGCGTGGTCGCGGTCTACGCCGCCTCCAACTTCCCGCTCGCCTTCTCCGTCCCCGGCGGGGACACCGCGAGCGCGCTGGCCGCCGGCTGCCCGGTGGTCGTCAAGGCGCACCCCGACCACCCCGCCACCTCCGAGCTGTGCGCCTCGCTGCTGCGCCGGGCGGCGGCCGCCGTCGGACTCCCGGCCGAAGTGGTGAGCGTGGTACACGGGTTCGACGCCGGCCTGGAGCTGATCCGCCACCCGCTGGTGGCCGCCGCCGGATTCACCGGTTCCATCCGGGGCGGGCGCGCGCTGTTCGACGCGGCCGCCGCCCGGCCCGTGCCGATCCCCTTCCACGGCGAGCTGGGCTCCCTCAACCCCGTCGTGGTCACCCCTGCCGCGGCCGCCGAGCGCGCCGAGGAGATCGGCGCCGGGCTGGCGGGCTCGGTCACCCTCGGCCTCGGCCAGTTCTGTGTGAAGCCCGGGCTGGTGCTGGTCCCCGAGGGCGCGGCGGGCGATCGCCTCACCGGCGCGCTCACCAAGGCGCTCGGGGAAACCGAGCCCGGGGTGCTGCTCGACCACCGGATGCGGGAGAACTTCGTCTCCGGGGTGCGCGAGCGGGCCGGACTGCCCGGCGTCGACGTGCCCGTCACCCCGGGCTCCGGCGGGGACCACACCGTCGGCGCCGGCTACCTGACCGTGCGTGCCGGGGACCTGCTCGGGGGCGGCGCCCACGACCTCCTCCTGGAGGAGTGCTTCGGCCCGGTCACCGTCATCGTGCGGTACGCCGACCAGGGCGAGGCGGGCGCGGTGCTCGGCCGGCTCCCCGGCAACCTGAGCGCCACGCTCCAGCTGTCGGCCGTCGAGACGGAGGGCGCACCGGGCCCGGCCGCCGAGCTGATCGGGCAGGTCACGGAGCTGGCGGGCCGGATCGTGGTCAACGGCTGGCCGACCGGCGTGGCGGTGGCCCCGGCCCAGCACCACGGCGGCCCCTACCCGGCGGCGACCTCGCACTCCACCTCGGTGGGCGGGACCGCGATCGAGCGCTGGCTGCGGCCCGTGGCCTACCAGTCCGTGCCGGACGCGCTCCTTCCGGCGGAGCTGCGCGAGGCCAACCCGCTGGGGCTCCCGCGCCGGGTCACGGGCGTCTGA
- a CDS encoding TerD family protein — MTPGSNLPLNTVRVTVDVAAPVRLDVSALLLTADGKVRSDADFIFFNQPAGPGVSYRSGGGAAPDSITVDTGAVPPGIERIVVTASPDAAGQSFQGIEPTATVRSADGGAVIASFTPPQLGSETALVVVEIYLRGGVWKVRAVGQGYANGLAGIATDFGVSVEDEPAPAAAAVTPPVAPAPPAPPAPPVSYPPSPWLGGATTPTVPVTPAAPVPPAAPAAPPAAPPGTGKINLDKGRVSLQKNQTVSLVKGGRPLLSQVKMGLGWEPAFGGRDIDLDASVIAYGPQRNHIDSCYFGKLSILGGSVKHSGDNLTGEGAGDDEVIVVDLGRLPAEATGLVFTVNSFSGQKFTEVAKAYCRLIDAASGEELVRFDLTTAEPQTGVMMAKLIKQFSGEWEMTAMGEFVKSRTVRGMVKPAAQAL; from the coding sequence ATGACCCCTGGTTCCAACCTGCCGCTCAACACCGTCCGCGTGACGGTGGACGTGGCTGCGCCGGTGCGGCTCGACGTATCGGCCCTGCTCCTGACGGCCGACGGCAAGGTGCGCTCCGACGCCGACTTCATCTTCTTCAACCAGCCCGCCGGCCCCGGTGTCAGCTACCGGTCCGGCGGCGGTGCGGCGCCGGACTCGATCACGGTGGACACCGGCGCGGTGCCGCCGGGCATCGAACGGATCGTGGTCACGGCCAGCCCCGACGCCGCCGGGCAGAGCTTCCAGGGCATCGAGCCCACGGCCACCGTGCGGAGCGCCGACGGCGGCGCGGTGATCGCCTCCTTCACCCCGCCGCAGCTGGGCTCCGAGACGGCGCTCGTCGTCGTCGAGATCTACCTGCGCGGCGGCGTGTGGAAGGTGCGCGCGGTCGGCCAGGGGTACGCGAACGGCCTCGCCGGCATCGCCACCGACTTCGGGGTCTCCGTGGAGGACGAGCCGGCTCCCGCGGCCGCCGCCGTCACCCCGCCCGTCGCCCCGGCACCCCCCGCGCCGCCGGCCCCGCCGGTCTCCTACCCGCCCTCCCCCTGGCTCGGCGGCGCCACGACCCCGACGGTCCCCGTCACTCCGGCCGCGCCGGTCCCGCCGGCGGCGCCCGCCGCACCCCCGGCCGCCCCGCCCGGCACCGGGAAGATCAACCTCGACAAGGGCCGGGTCAGCCTCCAGAAGAACCAGACCGTCTCCCTGGTCAAGGGCGGCCGCCCGCTGCTCTCCCAGGTGAAGATGGGCCTGGGCTGGGAGCCCGCCTTCGGCGGCCGCGACATCGACCTCGACGCCTCCGTCATCGCGTACGGCCCCCAGCGCAACCACATCGACAGCTGCTACTTCGGCAAGCTGTCCATCCTGGGCGGCTCCGTCAAGCACTCGGGGGACAACCTCACCGGTGAGGGCGCGGGCGACGACGAGGTGATCGTCGTGGACCTCGGCCGGCTCCCCGCCGAGGCCACCGGCCTGGTCTTCACGGTCAACTCCTTCTCCGGCCAGAAGTTCACCGAGGTGGCGAAGGCCTACTGCCGCCTGATCGACGCGGCGAGCGGCGAGGAGCTGGTGCGCTTCGACCTGACCACCGCCGAGCCCCAGACCGGCGTGATGATGGCCAAGCTGATCAAGCAGTTCAGCGGCGAGTGGGAGATGACGGCCATGGGAGAGTTTGTGAAGTCGCGCACAGTGCGCGGCATGGTCAAGCCCGCCGCGCAGGCACTCTGA
- a CDS encoding alkaline phosphatase PhoX produces MPLSRRDFTARTVIAGAGVALTGTVGALATAPGALAADDSTHRDEHGRPCEPGYGPLVPDPAGILALPAGFKYRVITHSGVTTLESGESTPSNHDGTAAFEGHRGVTLLVNNHELKGPRSGWTHPVPLAEGLVYDPAAAGGCTVVEVRRGGEVAEWVGIAGTSTNCAGGSTPWDTWLTCEENSDLAGKNGMTKDHGYVFEVDPHDRRANRDPRPVKAFGRYDHEAVVIDPRQGHAYLTEDASGPNGLLYRWTPPRGFQHGRGRLRTLAADAGVLQAAKCIDSSGRFVDDFSRATKIGTVYGVDWVDVQDRDARTVPVRKQFADGVVTRGRKLEGMWWADAGAYFVSSYARAESPGAAHDGQVWFYDPKRRTVRLTVLIGVNADPAVDGGYDGPDNITVSPYGGLVIAEDGSGLQHLFGATDSGRTYPLARNELNIGSAEEPEYSEFTGVCFSPDGRTLFANLQSPGIMLAVTGPWRRGH; encoded by the coding sequence ATGCCGCTCAGCCGTAGAGACTTCACCGCCCGCACCGTCATCGCGGGCGCGGGAGTCGCGCTCACCGGCACGGTCGGCGCCCTCGCCACCGCCCCGGGAGCGCTGGCGGCCGACGACAGCACCCACCGCGACGAGCACGGGCGGCCCTGCGAGCCCGGCTACGGCCCGCTCGTCCCCGACCCGGCCGGCATCCTCGCCCTCCCCGCCGGCTTCAAGTACCGCGTGATCACGCACAGCGGGGTCACCACCCTGGAGTCCGGCGAGAGCACCCCGTCCAACCACGACGGGACCGCCGCCTTCGAGGGCCACCGAGGAGTCACCCTCCTCGTCAACAACCACGAGCTCAAGGGCCCCCGTTCGGGCTGGACCCACCCCGTCCCGCTCGCCGAGGGCCTGGTCTACGACCCGGCCGCGGCCGGCGGCTGCACGGTCGTCGAGGTCCGGCGCGGCGGCGAGGTCGCCGAATGGGTGGGCATCGCCGGTACGTCCACCAACTGCGCGGGCGGCTCCACCCCCTGGGACACCTGGCTGACCTGCGAGGAGAACTCCGACCTCGCCGGCAAGAACGGCATGACCAAGGACCACGGCTACGTCTTCGAGGTCGACCCGCACGACCGGCGCGCCAACCGCGACCCGCGCCCGGTCAAGGCCTTCGGCCGCTACGACCACGAGGCCGTGGTCATCGACCCGCGCCAGGGCCACGCGTACCTGACCGAGGACGCCTCCGGCCCCAACGGGCTGCTCTACCGCTGGACCCCGCCCCGCGGCTTCCAGCACGGGCGCGGCAGGCTCCGTACCCTCGCCGCCGACGCCGGCGTGCTCCAGGCCGCCAAGTGCATCGACAGCTCGGGCCGGTTCGTCGACGACTTCTCGCGCGCCACGAAGATCGGCACCGTCTACGGGGTCGACTGGGTGGACGTCCAGGACCGCGACGCCCGGACCGTGCCGGTGCGCAAGCAGTTCGCGGACGGGGTGGTGACGCGCGGACGCAAGCTGGAGGGCATGTGGTGGGCCGACGCAGGCGCGTACTTCGTCTCCTCCTACGCCCGTGCGGAGAGCCCGGGCGCGGCACACGACGGCCAGGTGTGGTTCTACGACCCGAAGCGGCGCACGGTCCGGCTGACCGTCCTGATCGGTGTCAACGCGGATCCGGCGGTGGACGGCGGCTACGACGGCCCGGACAACATCACCGTGTCGCCGTACGGAGGGCTGGTCATCGCGGAGGACGGCTCGGGGCTGCAGCACCTGTTCGGCGCTACCGACTCGGGCCGCACCTACCCGCTGGCGCGCAACGAGCTGAACATCGGGTCGGCCGAGGAGCCGGAGTACTCCGAATTCACCGGTGTCTGCTTCTCCCCGGACGGGCGCACGCTGTTCGCCAACCTCCAGAGCCCGGGCATCATGCTGGCCGTCACCGGGCCGTGGCGGCGCGGACACTGA